From Bacteroidota bacterium, one genomic window encodes:
- a CDS encoding NADH-quinone oxidoreductase subunit N produces the protein MTDFLLLMKHELSLVLILVFLLVLKIRSKPIVNSSLINVMNVLLLLNFAWGWMMNANGELFGGMFRNSALLAFEKNILSFGLLIICLQSSGWLKNHKHLPEFYMLIVSTLIGMFFMLSSGNLLMFYLGLELSTIPLAALCNFDLEKPNSSEAAMKMIMSSAFSSGILLFGISLFYGLTGSFSLQSITYYFDGNPLQILSFLMIFSGFAFKLSVVPFHLWTADVYEGAPVSVTSYLSVISKGSMVFVFVSVMYSTFRGMSTIWYDALVVLSIITMVVGNLFALRQNNMKRFLAFSSIAQIGYILIGISGSSDAGMASSIYFILIYIFSNLGAFGVISLISSETGRESVDDFKGLYKTNPMLSWVLALSLFSLAGIPPTAGFFGKIFLLTAGAAKGNYLLITIAALNMIISLYYYLRVIRAIFMDTNENPVRLVQGDWSYKAALIICVAGILITGFTTGLYEYILSLSNGL, from the coding sequence ATGACAGATTTCTTGTTGTTGATGAAACATGAATTGAGTCTTGTGCTCATTCTGGTTTTTCTGCTGGTCTTAAAAATCAGGAGTAAACCAATCGTGAATTCATCCCTTATCAATGTGATGAATGTACTTTTGCTCCTCAATTTTGCCTGGGGTTGGATGATGAATGCCAACGGTGAATTGTTCGGCGGTATGTTCAGAAACTCCGCGCTCCTTGCATTTGAAAAAAATATCCTCAGTTTCGGACTGCTGATTATTTGTCTTCAATCTTCCGGCTGGCTTAAGAATCACAAACATCTTCCCGAATTCTACATGTTGATTGTCTCCACTTTGATTGGTATGTTTTTCATGCTTTCAAGTGGTAACCTGCTGATGTTTTATCTTGGATTGGAACTGTCTACCATTCCTCTTGCTGCTCTTTGTAATTTCGATCTTGAAAAACCTAACAGCAGTGAGGCGGCGATGAAGATGATCATGTCATCCGCTTTTTCTTCGGGCATTTTATTGTTTGGTATCTCCCTGTTTTATGGACTGACAGGTTCATTTTCTCTTCAATCCATCACCTATTATTTTGACGGAAATCCTTTGCAGATTCTTTCATTCCTCATGATCTTTTCCGGTTTCGCTTTTAAATTATCTGTTGTTCCTTTCCATTTGTGGACCGCGGATGTATATGAAGGCGCACCGGTGAGTGTGACATCTTACCTTTCTGTTATCTCCAAAGGGTCCATGGTATTTGTTTTCGTGTCGGTGATGTATTCAACTTTCAGAGGAATGTCTACAATCTGGTACGATGCACTGGTGGTGTTGTCGATCATTACCATGGTGGTGGGAAATCTTTTCGCGCTGAGACAAAACAACATGAAACGATTTCTGGCTTTTAGTTCAATAGCCCAGATCGGTTATATTCTCATTGGGATATCAGGAAGTTCAGATGCAGGGATGGCTTCGTCCATTTATTTTATTCTGATTTATATCTTCTCCAACCTTGGAGCATTCGGAGTAATTTCTCTGATCTCTTCTGAAACAGGAAGAGAATCTGTAGATGATTTCAAAGGATTGTACAAAACCAATCCGATGCTTAGCTGGGTTTTGGCTTTGTCACTCTTTTCATTGGCAGGTATACCGCCAACAGCGGGATTTTTCGGAAAAATATTCTTACTTACTGCGGGTGCTGCGAAAGGAAACTATTTGCTGATTACCATTGCCGCGTTGAACATGATCATTTCGCTCTATTATTACCTCAGGGTAATCCGGGCGATATTTATGGATACCAATGAAAATCCCGTTCGTCTTGTGCAGGGAGACTGGAGTTACAAAGCTGCATTGATTATTTGTGTCGCAGGGATACTGATTACCGGTTTCACGACAGGATTGTACGAGTATATACTTTCTCTGAGCAATGGTCTCTGA
- a CDS encoding NADH-quinone oxidoreductase subunit M gives MMILTILLLLPLLTAAVLAISNAKASRTVAMAGSGLQLLASLLLLQNYLAERALGNTAAFLFESSSAWFPALNINFHIGVDGISVAMILLTSFVVFAGVLVSWKVEKMTKEFFLLLIILSAGAYGFFISLDLFLLFFFLEVAVIPKYLLIGIWGSGRKEYSANKLALMLMGGSALVLVGMLGMYFNSGNSFDIVHLSTFHIPFYIQKIFFPFLFIGFGVFTAIFPFHTWVPDGHSSAPTAASMFLAGISMKLGGYGCLRVATYLMPEAAHYYSGYIVLVAAIAIIYGAFATMMQTDLKYINAYSSVSHCGFVLLGIGMLTKTAITGAVLQMVSHGLMTALFFAAIGMLYERTHTRAVAELGGLMKMMPFISTVFFIAGLCSLGLPGFSGFVAEMTVFIGSWQRSGTFYHIATILACMSIVVTAVYILRATGQSVMGPVKNAGFSNLTDAHWNEKLAAVVLIAGIVAIGIMPFWLNDLVSPGADAIFNQLSRIALLK, from the coding sequence ATTATGATTCTCACGATACTCTTGCTTCTTCCTTTACTTACTGCCGCAGTTCTGGCAATTAGTAACGCGAAGGCATCCCGAACAGTAGCAATGGCAGGCTCGGGGTTGCAATTGCTTGCATCCTTGTTGCTTCTGCAAAATTACCTTGCCGAGCGTGCGTTGGGCAATACTGCTGCGTTCCTTTTTGAGTCCAGCTCGGCATGGTTTCCCGCTCTAAATATTAATTTTCATATTGGTGTTGATGGAATTTCTGTAGCCATGATTTTACTGACCTCCTTCGTGGTTTTTGCAGGAGTATTGGTTTCATGGAAAGTTGAAAAAATGACCAAAGAGTTTTTTCTCTTACTCATCATTCTCAGTGCGGGAGCTTATGGATTCTTTATTTCATTGGATTTGTTCCTGCTCTTCTTCTTCCTCGAAGTAGCGGTGATTCCCAAATATCTTCTCATTGGAATCTGGGGTAGCGGACGTAAGGAGTACAGCGCGAACAAACTTGCATTGATGCTGATGGGAGGCTCTGCTCTGGTACTTGTCGGGATGCTCGGGATGTATTTTAATTCCGGAAACAGCTTTGATATTGTCCATCTCAGTACATTTCATATTCCCTTTTATATCCAGAAAATATTCTTCCCGTTCCTCTTCATCGGTTTCGGTGTGTTCACAGCTATTTTTCCTTTTCATACCTGGGTTCCTGACGGTCACTCATCCGCGCCAACCGCGGCTTCCATGTTCCTGGCCGGAATCAGTATGAAACTTGGTGGCTACGGTTGTTTGCGTGTGGCTACTTACCTGATGCCGGAAGCAGCTCATTATTATTCAGGATACATTGTACTCGTCGCCGCGATTGCCATTATTTATGGCGCATTTGCAACGATGATGCAAACAGATTTGAAATACATCAACGCGTATTCTTCAGTAAGCCATTGTGGTTTTGTGTTGTTGGGAATTGGCATGCTGACGAAAACAGCGATTACCGGCGCAGTGCTCCAAATGGTATCACATGGCCTGATGACGGCACTCTTCTTCGCCGCGATCGGAATGTTGTATGAAAGAACACATACGCGGGCAGTAGCTGAACTTGGGGGTTTAATGAAAATGATGCCCTTTATCAGCACCGTCTTTTTTATCGCCGGTTTGTGTTCACTGGGACTTCCCGGATTCAGTGGTTTCGTAGCTGAAATGACAGTGTTCATTGGTTCCTGGCAACGTAGTGGAACGTTTTATCACATAGCCACCATCCTGGCTTGTATGTCTATCGTGGTGACTGCTGTATACATTCTGAGAGCTACAGGTCAATCGGTAATGGGTCCGGTAAAAAATGCAGGTTTCTCTAATCTGACGGATGCACATTGGAATGAAAAACTAGCGGCTGTTGTATTAATTGCAGGAATTGTCGCGATTGGAATAATGCCGTTTTGGCTCAACGACCTGGTATCCCCGGGTGCTGATGCCATCTTTAATCAATTGAGCAGAATTGCTCTTTTAAAATGA
- the nuoL gene encoding NADH-quinone oxidoreductase subunit L: MNISLLVLVPLLPLASFLLLGLFGRKYIGNFSGIIGTLSLAVSAVISLLTAYNYFFSFGKAGDTYTAVIPLQFTWLKFSETLSINMGILLDPISVMMIVVVTFVSLMVHIYSLGYMKGEERYATYYSFLSLFTFSMLGLVLSTNIFQTYIFWELVGVSSFLLIGYYYNKPSAVAAAKKAFIVTRFADLGFLIGILILSFYSETLDFVSLTERLTTPGSPFAQSASSATFLGISALTWGLTLVFIGGAGKSAMFPLHVWLPDAMEGPTPVSALIHAATMVVAGVYLVARLFPVFSLACPVALDVVAYTGAISALVAALIACTQTDIKRVLAYSTMSQIGYMMFALGVSNYGGEAGVGYTASMFHLFTHAMFKALLFLGAGSVIHYVHSNEMKDMGGLRKFLPVTHITFLIACLAIAGVPPFSGFFSKEEILLAAFHSNPLIYWVALVTAGITAFYMFRLYFSIFWTKPYEDHGHAHHGEGPASMLFPLGVLGLLAISAGWIPFGNFVSSDGKALASEMHISFSILPVGLSLAGILIAFVFYKKVSAYPDKVAGLFGSFFSTVKNKFYIDEIYLFITKKIIFNLIGRPAAWIDRNIVDGVMNTLGAAAQVFSFSISGMQSGKVQNYAAYFLTGVIGLALLFIYVWIH, from the coding sequence ATGAATATTTCACTGTTGGTACTTGTTCCTTTATTGCCGCTTGCTTCTTTCCTTTTACTTGGATTGTTCGGCCGGAAATATATCGGGAATTTCTCAGGGATTATCGGAACCCTTTCACTGGCTGTTTCGGCTGTGATCAGTCTGCTTACCGCCTATAATTATTTTTTCAGTTTCGGCAAAGCAGGTGATACGTATACCGCTGTTATTCCATTACAGTTTACCTGGTTGAAATTTAGTGAGACCCTTTCCATCAACATGGGAATTCTCCTGGATCCGATATCAGTGATGATGATCGTCGTGGTTACTTTTGTTTCCCTGATGGTGCACATCTACAGTCTGGGTTACATGAAAGGGGAGGAGCGCTATGCGACATATTATTCTTTCCTCTCTTTGTTTACTTTCTCCATGCTTGGATTAGTATTGTCCACCAATATTTTCCAAACATATATTTTCTGGGAACTTGTCGGAGTGTCATCGTTCCTTCTCATTGGATATTATTACAACAAACCTTCAGCAGTTGCTGCAGCGAAGAAGGCATTCATTGTGACACGGTTTGCAGATCTGGGATTCCTGATCGGTATTCTAATATTATCCTTCTATTCAGAAACGCTTGATTTCGTTTCTCTCACAGAACGTCTCACTACACCCGGTTCACCCTTTGCTCAATCGGCTTCTTCCGCGACCTTCCTCGGAATTTCAGCTCTTACCTGGGGATTGACTCTGGTGTTCATTGGCGGAGCCGGCAAATCCGCGATGTTTCCTTTGCATGTCTGGTTGCCGGATGCCATGGAAGGCCCGACACCTGTTTCCGCTCTCATCCATGCAGCTACCATGGTTGTCGCTGGTGTGTATTTGGTAGCCCGATTGTTCCCTGTATTCTCACTGGCTTGTCCGGTCGCACTCGATGTAGTCGCATATACCGGGGCAATTTCAGCTCTGGTTGCCGCATTGATCGCCTGTACACAAACCGATATTAAACGTGTGCTGGCATATTCTACGATGTCTCAGATCGGTTACATGATGTTTGCTCTGGGAGTGTCAAATTATGGTGGTGAAGCAGGTGTTGGTTACACAGCTTCCATGTTCCATTTATTCACTCACGCGATGTTCAAAGCGCTGCTCTTCCTCGGAGCAGGTTCTGTGATTCATTATGTGCACAGCAATGAGATGAAAGATATGGGAGGTTTACGGAAATTTCTGCCTGTCACACACATTACCTTCCTGATCGCTTGTCTTGCAATAGCCGGAGTGCCTCCATTTTCAGGTTTCTTCAGTAAGGAAGAAATTCTCCTCGCCGCTTTCCACTCAAATCCCCTGATATATTGGGTGGCATTAGTAACTGCGGGAATTACGGCATTCTATATGTTCCGTCTGTATTTTTCAATCTTCTGGACTAAACCTTACGAAGATCACGGGCATGCACATCATGGTGAAGGACCTGCATCGATGTTATTTCCACTTGGTGTATTAGGATTGCTGGCGATTTCTGCAGGATGGATTCCCTTTGGAAATTTTGTTTCTTCGGATGGAAAGGCCCTCGCTTCTGAGATGCATATTTCATTCAGCATATTGCCGGTGGGACTTTCTCTCGCCGGAATTCTCATTGCTTTTGTCTTTTATAAAAAAGTATCTGCTTATCCGGATAAAGTTGCGGGCCTTTTCGGTTCCTTCTTTTCAACGGTTAAGAACAAATTTTACATCGACGAAATTTATCTCTTTATCACAAAGAAAATTATATTCAACCTGATCGGCCGACCCGCCGCATGGATTGACCGTAATATTGTGGATGGTGTGATGAATACTTTGGGCGCCGCTGCACAGGTTTTCTCGTTCTCTATTAGTGGAATGCAGTCCGGGAAAGTGCAGAACTATGCAGCCTATTTCCTTACCGGGGTTATCGGACTGGCATTGCTCTTTATTTATGTTTGGATTCATTAA
- the nuoK gene encoding NADH-quinone oxidoreductase subunit NuoK yields the protein MNEIGLTHLLVLSTSLFFIGVYGFLTRRNLIVMLMSVELLLNSVNINFLAFNKFLFPGKMEGVFFSIFIITIAAAEAAVAIAIIINLYRRHRSIDVEDAEVMKD from the coding sequence ATGAACGAGATTGGTTTAACACACTTACTTGTATTGAGTACATCTTTGTTTTTCATTGGTGTATATGGTTTTCTGACAAGAAGGAACCTGATTGTCATGCTCATGTCGGTTGAGTTATTATTGAATAGTGTGAACATTAATTTCCTTGCCTTCAACAAATTTCTCTTTCCCGGGAAAATGGAAGGTGTGTTCTTTAGCATATTTATTATTACGATCGCTGCTGCTGAAGCGGCTGTTGCCATAGCCATTATCATCAATCTCTACAGAAGACACAGATCAATCGATGTGGAAGACGCAGAGGTGATGAAAGATTGA